A window of the Fusarium poae strain DAOMC 252244 chromosome 3, whole genome shotgun sequence genome harbors these coding sequences:
- a CDS encoding hypothetical protein (TransMembrane:1 (o31-57i)): protein MSSTSSTANSAAPTSRDASKTNNQGLSDGEVAGVAIGCFFAGLIIGAFVVWLVFRFTDRQRYARRRRRSEDRGRLVYHTREANTVSLGTSGSPMKLENIILQPTPDRDILSDLRRLEDIIRQHVETVYHFEPVDVELTALAHTLTDIGYKGKRSGIPVETVAGWCIQTDTRCGALRHVLSQVLFSAIDWNNPGPQTLLPKSPVAFAKSIHPIEKNQDNFDVMAFAWTRWRTLSALFLHPAPQERTPLEVSETDIRDQVEVLAKALDSALHIFVAPDDESRHQQSDHLRLMIIETAKLGYVLFSHTSDWRFIYRDESARRRPVLCVGMEKLNDMDGHRLTSPQRVVEPRLMS from the exons ATGTCTTCCACGTCATCAACAGCCAATTCCGCAGCCCCTACGAGCAGGGATGCTTCAAAAACAAACAACCAAGGACTCAGCGACGGAGAAGTTGCTGGAGTAGCCATCGGCTGCTTCTTTGCTGGCCTCATTATTGGGGCTTTTGTCGTTTGGCTGGTCTTCCGATTCACGGATCGCCAGAGATATGCCAGGCGAAGACGACGGAGCGAAGACCGGGGCAGGTTGGTGTACCACACAAGAGAAGCGAATACAGTTTCCCTCGGTACTTCTGGAAGCCCCATGAAACTCGAAAACATCATACTGCAGCCTACGCCCGACCGAGACATACTTTCAGATTTGAGACGCCTCGAAGACATCATCAGGCAACACGTCGAGACGGTTTATCATTTTGAGCCAGTTGACGTCGAGTTAACGGCCCTGGCTCACACACTGACTGATATTGGATACAAGGGAAAGCGTTCAGGAATTCCCGTTGAAACggtggctggctggtgcATCCAGACCGACACTCGCTGTGGAGCTCTTAGACATGTCCTTTCCCAGGTCCTCTTCAGCGCCATCGACTGGAACAATCCAGGGCCCCAGACATTACTTCCAAAGTCACCCGTTGCTTTCGCGAAATCGATTCACCCAATTGAAAAGAATCAAGACAACTTTGACG TCATGGCGTTTGCCTGGACCCGATGGCGCACACTCTCGGCGCTATTTCTGCACCCTGCGCCTCAGGAAAGAACACCTCTCGAGGTCTCTGAAACTGATATCCGTGATCAGGTGGAGGTTCTCGCGAAAGCCTTGGACTCAGCCCTTCACATTTTTGTGGCGCCTGATGATGAAAGTCGACATCAGCAGAGTGACCATCTCCGTTTGATGATCATTGAGACTGCTAAACTAGGCTACGTTTTATTTTCTCACACTAGCGATTGGagatttatatatagggATGAATCAGCGCGACGACGCCCTGTCTTGTGCGTCGGTATGGAGAAGCTGAATGACATGGATGGGCACCGTCTGACTTCTCCGCAGCGGGTTGTAGAGCCTCGTCTGATGTCTTGA
- a CDS encoding hypothetical protein (SECRETED:SignalP(1-21)) → MVRLSVLPAAAVTLFLFGVKASPCKPATTGVTSIAESSTVVPDSTATSFDSTAVTTVIEATSTVQEEPTADTTETSVVESVSTIASDTTTASAVVTTTALDPTTAAQEEPATTSGAPDCVETQLFINSGFDDSDSDITPWTSNGEITRIGPQSGGNAVAYAFATNGNDQAGTVSQTLSNLYGTYEFSYYYRVIHVSQHADYTCNTELKVGDTSRDGTFYDTVGDWRVDRLIFSDINVAQADVKLIVTCYGEYQSIQVNVDTLGFKRICSL, encoded by the exons ATGGTTCGTCTCTCCGTACTTCCAGCTGCGGCTGTAACTCTGTTCCTTTTCGGAGTCAAGGCTAGCCCCTGCAAGCCTGCGACCACGGGAGTCACAAGCATTGCCGAGAGCTCAACTGTTGTACCCGATTCGACCGCTACGTCCTTCGACTCCACAGCAGTTACTACTGTCATCGAGGCTACCTCCACCGTCCAGGAAGAACCGACAGCGGATACGACCGAGACAAGCGTTGTTGAGAGCGTATCGACCATTGCTTCTGATACGACCACTGCTTCAGCGGTTGTCACTACTACTGCGCTTGACCCTACCACTGCGGCCCAGGAAGAGCCTGCGACTACCAGTGGAGCCCCGGATTGTGTTGAAACCCAGTTGTTTATCAACTCTGGCTTCGACGACAGCGACTCTGATATCACACCCTGGACAAGCAACGGCGAAATAACCCGAATTGGACCTCAGAGTGGTGGAAATGCTGT GGCTTATGCGTTTGCGACCAACGGCAATGACCAAGCTGGAACTGTCTCGCAAACTTTGAGCAATCTTTACGGCACCTACGAGTTTTCCTACTACTACCGTGTTATCCATGTCAGTCAACATGCTGACTACACTTGTAATACGGAACTCAAGGTGGGAGATACTTCCAGGGATGGAACGTTCTATGATACCGTTGGTGATTGGAGGGTTGACCGCCTCATCTTCTCTGATATCAATGTCGCCCAGGCAGATGTAAAGCTCATCGTGACCTGTTATGGAGAGTATCAGTCAATCCAAGTCAATGTCGACACTCTTGGATTCAAGCGTATTTGCAGCTTGTAG
- a CDS encoding hypothetical protein (TransMembrane:15 (i63-85o91-110i131-150o170-188i234-251o257-276i283-307o361-380i439-457o463-484i557-578o598-618i625-645o665-688i700-722o)) gives MVAETVVPERQPAESFQPGYNEKEPHNIDMDLKSEADSEDDRITDLFSSFPPAKGVEHEPNPLTARAVIVGIVLGSLVNASNVYLGLKTGFTFPATMFGAIFGYGFILMLTKSLPNVPLLGGKFGPQENSIVQAAATGAGGMSGVFVAGLPAMYRLDLLSDDPKKDFGRILTITLVCAFFGLFAAVPLRRFFIINVARELNLVFPTPTATAMTIRSMHAVGSGANDAIRKIKSLGIAFIIALLIICVGQYADGILHNWHIFTWFYAWSGFKATGLLEPENWGWYIQLTPAFFGSGILVGLNAAISWWGGTVVAWGLIGPLLVHYGECIGIEVGEGKWEGLTRFSVMTGVDDPDYVPSPRYWMLWPGVMVLMVYSLIEFFLHGKVVIDGFKFAVHESCRSINNRLVARGTHSSWFAKQAAKADADGGVEDFASAQEQVPTWVWVSGTLAALVLAMIVSEVQFHMNAGLALLACILGVVFAFMSIYGGAVTDCAPLTASAKASQLVYGGITKGNFAIKDAQRINLIAGNIASGTADVANSLVSDFRVGFLLKTPPKLQFYAQAMGTLVSVFLAPGVFVLFMSAYPCVYKPSDDPADICPFAAPSVAAWQAVATAVTMPSIPIPKSSAYFSIAMGILCAVQAIVKHFWLVGSREKYREWLPNWMSVGVAWVLGPDSGYANAILFGSITAWWWRKYFNNHFEMYAFAIAAGLIAGEGFGGVINAALELGKVSGSFKGTEIALPGSDW, from the exons ATGGTCGCCGAAACTGTCGTTCCTGAGCGTCAGCCAGCTGAATCTTTTCAGCCTGGCTATAATGAGAAGGAGCCTCACAATATCGACATGGACCTCAAGTCCGAGGCTGATAGCGAGGATGACCGAATCACGGATTTGTTCTCCAGCTTCCCTCCCGCAAAGGGTGTTGAGCACGAGCCCAACCCATTGACTGCTCGTGCCGTCATTGTCGGTATCGTTCTCGGTTCTCTCGTCAACGCTTCCAACGTTTACCTTG GTCTCAAGACTGGTTTCACTTTCCCTGCTACCATGTTCGGCGCCATCTTCGGTTACGGTTTCATCCTCATGCTCACAAAGTCTCTCCCCAACGTTCCCCTCCTCGGAGGCAAGTTTGGTCCCCAGGAGAACTCCATCGTCCAGGCCGCTGCTACCGGTGCCGGTGGTATGTCTGGTGTTTTCGTCGCTGGTCTCCCCGCCATGTACCGTCTCGACCTCCTCTCCGACGACCCCAAGAAGGATTTCGGTCGCATTCTCACAATTACACTTGTTTGCGCCTTCTTTGGTCTCTTCGCTGCTGTTCCTCTCCGACgattcttcatcatcaatgtCGCTCGTGAGCTGAACCTCGTCTTCCCTACTCCTACCGCCACCGCCATGACTATTCGATCCATGCACGCTGTGGGATCTGGTGCCAACGATGCTATCCGCAAGATCAAGTCTCTTGGTATTGCTTTCATCATTGCCCTGCTCATCATCTGTGTTGGCCAGTACGCCGACGGTATCCTCCACAACTGGCACATCTTTACCTGGTTCTACGCCTGGTCTGGATTCAAGGCTACTGGTCTCCTCGAGCCTGAGAACTGGGGTTGGTACATTCAGCTTACTCCCGCCTTTTTCGGTTCCGGTATCCTCGTCGGTCTCAACGCTGCCATCTCTTGGTGGGGTGGTACCGTCGTCGCCTGGGGTCTCATCGGTCCTCTCCTGGTCCACTACGGCGAGTGTATCGGTATCGAGGTTGGTGAGGGCAAGTGGGAAGGTCTCACCCGATTCAGCGTCATGACCGGTGTCGACGACCCTGACTACGTTCCCTCTCCCCGATACTGGATGCTCTGGCCCGGTGTCATGGTCCTCATGGTCTACTCTCTCATCGAGTTCTTCCTCCACGGAAAGGTTGTCATCGATGGTTTCAAGTTTGCCGTGCACGAGTCTTGCCGCTCCATCAACAACCGCCTGGTCGCCCGTGGCACTCACAGCTCCTGGTTCGCTAAGCAGGCCGCCAAGGCCGATGCTGACGGTGGTGTTGAGGACTTTGCTTCTGCCCAGGAGCAGGTCCCTACATGGGTCTGGGTTTCTGGAACTCTCGCAGCTCTCGTCCTCGCCATGATTGTCAGCGAGGTTCAATTCCACATGAATGCTGGTCTCGCTCTCCTCGCCTGTATCCTCGGTGTTGTCTTTGCTTTCATGTCCATCTACGGAGGTGCCGTCACTGATTGTGCTCCTCTTACTGCTTCCGCCAAGGCTTCTCAGCTTGTCTACGGTGGTATCACCAAGGGCAACTTTGCCATCAAGGATGCTCAGCGAATCAACCTGATCGCCGGTAATATTGCCTCTGGTACTGCAGACGTTGCCAACTCTCTTGTCAGCGACTTCCGAGTTGGTTTCCTCCTCAAGACCCCCCCCAAGCTGCAGTTCTACGCTCAGGCCATGGGAACTCTTGTCTCCGTTTTCCTGGCTCCCGGTGTCTTTGTCCTCTTCATGTCTGCCTACCCTTGTGTCTACAAGCCCAGCGACGATCCCGCTGACATCTGCCCTTTCGCTGCTCCCTCAGTCGCCGCTTGGCAAGCTGTTGCCACCGCTGTCACCATGCCCAGCATCCCCATCCCCAAGTCTTCCGCCTACTTCTCTATTGCCATGGGTATCCTCTGCGCTGTCCAGGCTATCGTCAAGCACTTCTGGCTCGTCGGCTCTCGTGAGAAGTACCGTGAGTGGCTCCCCAACTGGATGTCCGTCGGTGTTGCCTGGGTTCTCGGTCCTGACTCTGGCTACGCCAACGCCATTCTCTTCGGCTCTATTACTGCATGGTGGTGGCGCAAGTACTTCAACAACCATTTTGAGATGTACGCGTTCGCAATCGCTGCAGGATTGATCGCCGGAGAAGGTTTCGGCGGTGTCATCAACGCTGCTCTAGAACTTGGAAAGGTTTCCGGTTCTTTCAAAGGAACTGAGATTGCCCTGCCCGGTTCTGATTGGTAG
- a CDS encoding hypothetical protein (SECRETED:SignalP(1-23)) — MISHTLLHLLLLPIAGLPRLAAAGADPSAYPGDAGQQLPNLAIVLMNGSSSTEEGEQLMEECDASITACATTADVKIIRTHASTKYVTNLHVFESVSTVSTSTRTFTQVKVSTKTTSVEGQCRDTTIYEEPTPLTVTVDVNTTTVKEFVHIVPTTITTVSIVEHKQTAQCIIKRTSMGLVSSALPGSPSDRAGNASGSVQPAPGISSSPGNVPSVEPSVDDFNSAQAETGDSPSITDVEDGEDEDTSTSTVEFGSASAYF, encoded by the exons ATGATATCACACACGCTCCTTCACTTGCTTCTGCTCCCCATAGCTGGGCTACCGAGACTTGCCGCTGCTGGCGCTG ATCCCTCTGCTTACCCTGGCGATGCAGGACAGCAGCTACCAAATCTAGCGATTGTGCTTATGAATGGAAGCTCCTCAACCGAGGAAGGGGAACAGCTGATGGAGGAATGTGACGCCTCAATCACGGCGTGCGCAACGACAGCCGATGTCAAAATCATACGCACGCATGCATCCACCAAATATGTGACGAATCTTCACGTCTTCGAAAGTGTTTCT ACTGTTTCTACATCTACCCGCACCTTTACTCAAGTTAAGGTAtcaacaaagacaacaaGTGTCGAAG GTCAATGTCGCGACACAACTATCTACGAAGAGCCCACACCACTTACCGTGACAGTAGATGTCAATACCACCACTGTCAAAGAATTTGTACATATCGTTCCCACAACCATCACGACCGTATCAATCGTCGAACATAAGCAGACCGCACAATGTATTATCAAGAGAACGAGCATGGGCTTGGTGTCCTCTGCTCTTCCTGGCTCTCCCTCAGACCGGGCTGGAAACGCCTCTGGCTCTGTTCAACCCGCACCAGGAATTTCATCTTCCCCAGGAAATGTACCTTCTGTGGAACCTTCCGTAGATGATTTCAACTCTGCTCAAGCGGAGACGGGCGACTCACCCTCAATCACAGATGTGGAAGAcggggaggatgaagataCAAG CACTTCAACTGTTGAATTCGGTAGCGCTTCGGCGTATTTTTGA